CCTGCATTTCCCAATGGGTTATCTCATCATTAATTTCACTTCCTCCATCATGGATTGCAGGGATAGGATTTCCGTATTGCCGGGTCCGGGAAAGCGATCATCGCCAGGATATACCACAAAACGCTTCGTAGCGCCGATGTCTTCACATCCATGGTGAAACCCTTTGGAAACCACCGGCGCCATGGACTTCTTGACTTCTATCGCGTATTTAAATGCATCGTTTCTTTCCAATTTCAAACCATCAAGAGACGCTATTCAGGCTACACCCGTTTCAAAGACTTTAAAATTACAAGGTAAGTCCCCCAATTTCCAGCCATCAAGAGGCATTATTCAGGCTACACCCATTTCAAAGACTTTAAAATTACAAGGTAAGTGCCTCGAAAAGCCTCACATCCTTGCAATTTTAACATTGCATGTTAAAAATACAAGGATGAATATCTTTTCAAGCGACCTGAGCCGCCATTATTGGCAACTGGAAAATAAAATGACCATCAATTCCATCAAAACAACTTCAACTGATTTGTAGGCCTTGCAAATAAACTGGTATTGAACTCGAATTTCTCCTGGTTCATCCCCAGGCGCTTCGTTTGCACCCGGAACTGCTGACGGATGATGTCCGCCACATTGCCATCGCCACGCATGCGGCGGCCGAACTGACTGTCGTTCACCTCACCGCCATGCAGGCTTTCGATCATATGCCATACTTTGTCGTGCCGGTCGGGGAAATTCTTTTGCAGCCAATCCTGGAAAATGACCTTCACGGCATCGTTCAGGCGAACCACCGTGTACCCTGCATACTTCGCCCCGTTCTCCGCTGCCTGCTCCAGCAGCCGCGGGATCTCATGATCATTCAGGCCGGGGATAACAGGCGCCGTCATCACCCCCACCGGAACCCCCAGCTCCGACAGCTCCCGGATCACCTTCAGGCGCTGTATACCGGTGGCCGTCCGTGGTTCCATCTTCTGCCGCAGGTCCTCCTGCAACGTGGTCAGGCTCACATACACGCATATGAGGTTATGCTCCGCCATCTTCTGCAGGATGTACTTATCCCGCAACACCAGCGCGTTCTTTGTGATGATCCCCACCGGCTGGCGATACTCCCAGGCCACTTCCAGGCACTGCCGCGTTAGCCACATTTTACGCTCCAGCGGCTGGTAGCAATCCGTATTCCCCGAAAGAGACAAGGGTTTGGGCACCCAGTTTTTGTTGTTGAGAAACTTGCGCAGCAATTCCGGCGCATTCGTTTTGGCCACGATCTTCCGCTCGAAATCCAATCCGGCGCTGAAGCCCCAGAACTGGTGGGAATTACGGGCGTAGCAATAAATACATCCATGTTCGCAGCCCTGGTAAGGATTCATGGAGTACCACATCCCTACATCCGGACTGTCGACCTTATTCACGAGGGTTTTCGCGTTCTCTTCAAAAATTTGTGTCGGAACATCCGCCTGCCACCATTCATCGATGCCTTCGGGATGCTCCTGGGCGTACTCCTCGGCCAGGTACTTGTTTTTCGGGTTCACCTGCGCGCCGCGGCCTTTATAGTATGGGAATGAAGCGGGTGTATCACTGAACGGGAGCGTCATATACACTAATAATTTTAGTAAATATACTAATTTTATTAGTATTACAAAATTTATATGATGCCCATTTGCCGCATGAGGAACGTCGCATTCTTGTTGCGCGCAATACCCGCGCGCATCGTGTAATCAAAATGCAATGCCCCGTTTTCCAGGCTGCTCTCGAAACAATAATTTCGCACCCGCCCAGGGCACTCTGCTTCCAGCGCGCCCAGCTCCAGGTCATGCGTTGCAATCATCCCGGCGCAACCGTATTGCAGGAAATGCTTTACCAGCTCCCGCGATCCCGTCAGCTTATCTTCCGAATTCGTGCCTTTTAATATTTCGTCGAGAATGATGAACACCTCCTCTCCGCCTTTCAACACCTCAATAATCCGCTGCAAACGCTGCAATTCCGCCTGGAAATACGACGTATGCCGCGCGATGGAATCCTTGATCCGCATCGATGTCATAATCCGCACGGGGTGGCAACGGAACTGTTCCGCGCAAACGGGAGCGCCCGTCATCGCCAGCAACCAGTTCACGCCCACGCTCCGCAAAAACGTACTCTTGCCGCTCATGTTCGAACCGGTGATAATATGGCATTGTTCCTGCGCGTCTATCTTCCAGTCGTTCTTTACACATTCACTTTCCGGAATCAGCGGATGCCCGATCCGCCTGCCGCCGGTGCCACTCATCCCCCCACCTACTTCCGGGTAGATGTATTCCGGATGATTGAACGCGAACGTCGACAAGCTGTTGGCCGTTTCCATCAGCGCTATCGCCTCCAGCCACTCGTCCATATCCCCGCGGTGCTTCTCTTTCCAGCGCTCCAGCTTAAAAATGCAATGGATATCGTAGAGCATGAGCGAATTCAACACGATCCCCACCAGCAGGTTCATCCGCTGATCCAGCAGGTTGCTGACCCGCGCGAGGGCATGCAACGAACGGTCCGCTTCCGCAGCCGTGCGCTTCCGCGCTTCCAGCCAGGGCACCCCTTTCCAGTCCTCCGCACCGATCATCCGCAGCAACACCGCGAATTTCCCCAACACCTTTTCTTTATTCGACAACAGCACATGCTGGCCATTCACCTTTTTCACGTTCAACAACAGGATCCCCCAGTTCACGAACAGCATCAGCATCATCCAGACGAACACACCCGTTACCGCGTAATAAACAATGCCCGCCAGCACCAGCGCCGGCATCACGTACGCGGCGATCAATAATCCCTTCTTGTGCAAAAACTCCATGGGAGCCGATTTCCACAACCGGATCTCATGCATGTCGTGCGCCGTCTCGTTCGCCAGCTGCGCATGCGCCGCAAAATTCTGCCGGAATTCTATCCGCTGACTCAATTCCCGCACCGCTCCCTGCATCTCCCGGATCGCCGCATCCGACTGCAACGGCGCCTTCAACCAGGCTGCCAGCCGGCTCCTGCCCGTCAACGTCCCGGTCCGGTTGATGTGCTGGTACAACGAAGAAGGCCCAAACACATCCAGGTCGCCCGAGAAATCGTGCTGGTCGTCGATAAAATCCTCCCCGTCTTCGAAATCCGCGCCCTTCCCAGTCGCCAGTTTCCATTCTTTTTCGTTCAGTGACAGCAGCGCGCGGTACAGCGCCTGTTTGTCCTTAGCCCGCTGGTATTGTACCAGTGAAGCCACGAACCCCGCTACCATACCCCCCATCGCCAACAGCCACACAATAGCGAAAGCAGTGGAAAAATATTGATAGCCAAAGAAAGCGATCGCCAGGAAACATAATAAGCGCACCAGGCCGAGGCGCTTCAGCCTCCCCTCGGTGGCATCCAGTAAGCGGCGGAATCCGTCGATGCGTTGTTGATAAGTTTGCGCGGTTTGCATGGCCTGAAATTAATCATTCTGCATAAAAAAACCGGACGGCAAACGACCGTCCGGTTAATATC
Above is a genomic segment from Chitinophaga pollutisoli containing:
- a CDS encoding PA0069 family radical SAM protein; amino-acid sequence: MTLPFSDTPASFPYYKGRGAQVNPKNKYLAEEYAQEHPEGIDEWWQADVPTQIFEENAKTLVNKVDSPDVGMWYSMNPYQGCEHGCIYCYARNSHQFWGFSAGLDFERKIVAKTNAPELLRKFLNNKNWVPKPLSLSGNTDCYQPLERKMWLTRQCLEVAWEYRQPVGIITKNALVLRDKYILQKMAEHNLICVYVSLTTLQEDLRQKMEPRTATGIQRLKVIRELSELGVPVGVMTAPVIPGLNDHEIPRLLEQAAENGAKYAGYTVVRLNDAVKVIFQDWLQKNFPDRHDKVWHMIESLHGGEVNDSQFGRRMRGDGNVADIIRQQFRVQTKRLGMNQEKFEFNTSLFARPTNQLKLF
- a CDS encoding MutS-related protein, with the translated sequence MQTAQTYQQRIDGFRRLLDATEGRLKRLGLVRLLCFLAIAFFGYQYFSTAFAIVWLLAMGGMVAGFVASLVQYQRAKDKQALYRALLSLNEKEWKLATGKGADFEDGEDFIDDQHDFSGDLDVFGPSSLYQHINRTGTLTGRSRLAAWLKAPLQSDAAIREMQGAVRELSQRIEFRQNFAAHAQLANETAHDMHEIRLWKSAPMEFLHKKGLLIAAYVMPALVLAGIVYYAVTGVFVWMMLMLFVNWGILLLNVKKVNGQHVLLSNKEKVLGKFAVLLRMIGAEDWKGVPWLEARKRTAAEADRSLHALARVSNLLDQRMNLLVGIVLNSLMLYDIHCIFKLERWKEKHRGDMDEWLEAIALMETANSLSTFAFNHPEYIYPEVGGGMSGTGGRRIGHPLIPESECVKNDWKIDAQEQCHIITGSNMSGKSTFLRSVGVNWLLAMTGAPVCAEQFRCHPVRIMTSMRIKDSIARHTSYFQAELQRLQRIIEVLKGGEEVFIILDEILKGTNSEDKLTGSRELVKHFLQYGCAGMIATHDLELGALEAECPGRVRNYCFESSLENGALHFDYTMRAGIARNKNATFLMRQMGII